The following are encoded in a window of Eschrichtius robustus isolate mEscRob2 chromosome 1, mEscRob2.pri, whole genome shotgun sequence genomic DNA:
- the PCK2 gene encoding phosphoenolpyruvate carboxykinase [GTP], mitochondrial: MAAVYRPGLRLRWHGLSPWGWPSRRSIQTLRVLSGDLGQLPARVRDFVENSARLCQPESIHICDGTEAENTATLTLLEQQGLIRKLPKYNNCWLARTDPKDVARVESKTVIVTPSQRDTVPLPAGGARGQLGNWMSPAEFQQAVDERFPGCMQGRTMYVLPFSMGPVGSPLSRIGVQLTDSAYVVASMRIMTRLGTPVLQALGDGDFVKCLHSVGQPLTGQGEPVSQWPCNPEKTLIGHVPDEREIVSFGSGYGGNSLLGKKCFALRIASRLARDEGWLAEHMLILGITNPAGKKRYVAAAFPSACGKTNLAMMRPALPGWRVECVGDDIAWMRFDSDGRLRAINPENGFFGVAPGTSATTNPNAMATIQSNTLFTNVAETSDGGVYWEGIDQPLSPGVTVTSWLGKPWKPGDKEPCAHPNSRFCAPARQCPIIDPAWEAPEGVPIDAIIFGGRRPKGVPLVYEAFNWRHGVFVGSAMRSEATAAAEHKGKVIMHDPFAMRPFFGYNFGRYLEHWLSMEGLKGARLPRIFHVNWFRRNEAGHFLWPGFGENARVLDWICRRLEGEDSAQETPIGLVPKEGALDLSGLGAINTTQLFSLPKDFWEQEVRDIRSYLTEQVNQDLPKEVVAELEALEGRVRRM; the protein is encoded by the exons ATGGCCGCTGTGTACCGCCCCGGCCTGCG GCTTAGATGGCATGGGCTGAGCCCCTGGGGCTGGCCCTCACGGCGCAGTATCCAGACCCTGCGAGTACTGAGTGGAGACCTGGGCCAGCTGCCTGCTAGGGTTCGAGACTTCGTGGAAAACAGTGCCCGCCTGTGCCAACCAGAGAGCATCCACATCTGTGATGGGACCGAGGCAGAAAACACTGCCACACTAACCCTGCTGGAACAGCAGGGACTCATCCGAAAGCTCCCAAAGTACAACAACTG CTGGCTGGCCCGCACAGACCCCAAGGATGTGGCACGAGTAGAGAGCAAGACGGTGATTGTAACTCCTTCTCAACGGGACACGGTGCCCCTCCCGGCTGGCGGGGCCCGTGGGCAGCTGGGCAACTGGATGTCCCCAGCTGAGTTCCAGCAAGCCGTGGATGAGAGGTTTCCAGGCTGCATGCAAG GCCGAACCATGTATGTGCTGCCGTTCAGCATGGGTCCCGTGGGCTCCCCACTGTCCCGCATCGGAGTGCAGCTCACGGACTCCGCCTACGTGGTGGCAAGCATGCGGATTATGACCCGGCTGGGGACGCCCGTGCTTCAGGCCCTGGGAGATGGCGACTTTGTCAAGTGTCTGCACTCCGTGGGCCAGCCCCTGACTGGGCAAG GGGAGCCGGTGAGCCAGTGGCCATGCAACCCAGAGAAAACCCTGATTGGCCACGTGCCCGACGAGCGGGAGATCGTCTCCTTCGGCAGCGGCTATGGTGGCAACTCCCTGCTGGGCAAGAAGTGCTTTGCCCTTCGCATCGCCTCTCGGCTGGCCCGGGATGAGGGCTGGCTGGCGGAGCACATGCTG ATCCTGGGTATCACCAACCCCGCGGGGAAGAAGCGCTATGTGGCAGCTGCCTTCCCCAGCGCCTGTGGCAAGACAAACCTGGCCATGATGCGGCCGGCACTGCCAGGCTGGAGAGTGGAGTGTGTGGGGGATGACATCGCCTGGATGAGGTTTGAcagtgatg GTCGACTCCGGGCCATCAACCCCGAGAATGGCTTCTTTGGGGTGGCCCCTGGCACCTCTGCCACCACCAATCCCAATGCCATGGCCACAATCCAGAGTAACACCCTTTTCACCAACGTGGCTGAGACCAGCGATGGCGGCGTATACTGGGAGGGCATTGACCAGCCTCTTTCACCCGGCGTCACCGTGACCTCCTGGCTGGGCAAACCCTGGAAACCTG GTGACAAGGAGCCCTGTGCACATCCCAATTCTCGCTTTTGTGCCCCGGCTCGCCAGTGCCCCATCATAGACCCCGCCTGGGAGGCCCCTGAGGGTGTCCCCATTGACGCCATCATCTTTGGAGGCCGCAGACCCAAAG GAGTCCCCCTGGTATATGAGGCCTTCAACTGGCGCCATGGGGTGTTTGTGGGCAGCGCCATGCGCTCGGAGGCCACTGCCGCGGCTGAACACAAAG ggaaggtcaTCATGCACGACCCATTTGCCATGCGGCCCTTTTTTGGCTACAACTTTGGGCGCTACCTTGAACACTGGCTGAGCATGGAGGGCCTCAAAGGGGCCCGGCTGCCCCGCATCTTCCATGTCAACTGGTTCCGGCGCAATGAGGCAGGCCACTTCCTGTGGCCAGGCTTTGGAGAGAATGCTCGGGTGCTAGACTGGATCTGCCGGCGGCTAGAGGGGGAGGACAGTGCCCAAGAAACGCCCATTGGGCTGGTGCCAAAGGAAGGTGCCTTGGATCTCAGCGGCCTGGGAGCCATAAACACCACCCAGCTGTTCTCGCTCCCCAAGGACTTCTGGGAACAGGAGGTTCGTGACATTCGGAGCTACCTGACAGAGCAGGTCAACCAGGATCTGCCCAAGGAGGTGGTGGCTGAGCTGGAGGCCCTGGAGGGACGTGTGCGCAGAATGTGA
- the NRL gene encoding LOW QUALITY PROTEIN: neural retina-specific leucine zipper protein (The sequence of the model RefSeq protein was modified relative to this genomic sequence to represent the inferred CDS: inserted 1 base in 1 codon) gives MALPPSPLAMEYVNDFDLMKFEVKREPLEGRSGPPTASLGSTPYSSVPPSPTFSEPGTVGATEGTRPGLEELYWLATLQQQLGAGEVLGLSPEEAVELLQGQGPVPVEGSHPYYPGSPEETGAQHAQLTERFSDAALVSMSVRELNRQLRGCGRDEALRLKQRRRTLKNRGYAQACRSKRLQQRRGLEAERARLAAQLDALRAEVTRLARERDLYKARCDRLAPSGPGXGGHAHFFL, from the exons ATGGCACTGCCTCCCAGTCCCCTGGCCATGGAATATGTCAATGACTTTGACTTGATGAAGTTCGAGGTAAAGCGGGAACCCTTGGAGGGGCGATCTGGCCCCCCGACAGCCTCACTGGGCTCCACACCCTACAGCTCAGTGCCTCCATCACCCACCTTCAGTGAGCCAGGCACGGTGGGGGCCACTGAGGGCACCCGGCCAGGCCTGGAGGAGCTGTACTGGCTGGCCACCCTGCAACAGCAattgggggctggggaggtgctGGGGCTGAGTCCTGAGGAGGCCGTGGAGCTGCTGCAGGGTCAAGGCCCAGTCCCTGTTGAAGGGTCCCACCCCTACTACCCAGGGAGCCCAGAGGAGACCGGAGCCCAGCATGCCCAG CTGACCGAGCGGTTTTCGGACGCGGCGCTGGTGTCGATGTCTGTGCGGGAGCTAAACCGGCAGCTGCGGGGCTGTGGGCGCGACGAGGCGCTGCGGCTGAAGCAGAGGCGCCGCACGCTGAAGAACCGCGGGTACGCGCAGGCCTGTCGCTCCAAGCGGCTACAACAGCGGCGCGGGCTGGAGGCCGAGCGCGCCCGCCTGGCCGCCCAGCTGGACGCGCTGCGGGCCGAGGTGACCCGCCTGGCCAGGGAGCGCGACCTCTACAAGGCTCGCTGTGACCGGCTGGCCCCGAGCGGCCCAG CCGGAGGCCACGCCCACTTCTTCCTCTGA